A part of Vulpes lagopus strain Blue_001 chromosome 4, ASM1834538v1, whole genome shotgun sequence genomic DNA contains:
- the TMEM176A gene encoding transmembrane protein 176A, producing the protein METVDSGEVAPGAPQPMHINVHIHQESALAKLLTSGCSLLRSHFPGATFQTWSRSRLLLASWVVQIVLGVSSGVLGGFLYIFYCSTLCSSGAAIWTGAVAALAGAVAFIHQKRGGICWALLRILLALAAFSTATAAIVIGASNFYRHRFYFRDFICDVSSKAWSWAPLSPSTPSPEEATRLHLCLSYLSMLEALFISFQVMLLGIWVLLLLASLVPLCLFCWSRSRHKKIDQKKLLEANGI; encoded by the exons ATGGAGACAGTGGACAGTGGTGAGGTGGCCCCTGGGGCACCCCAGCCCATGCACATTAATGTGCACATCCACCAGGAGTCCGCTCTGGCCAAGCTCCTGACCAGTGGGTGCTCCCTGCTGCGGTCCCACTTCCCTGGGGCCACCTTCCAGACCTGGAGCAGGAGCCGGCTGCTCTTGGCCTCCTGG gtGGTACAGATCGTGCTGGGGGTGTCAAGTGGAGTTCTAGGAGGGTTCCTCTACATCTTCTACTGCTCCACCCTGTGTAGCTCAGGAGCTGCCATCTGGACAGGGGCTGTG GCTGCGCTGGCTGGAGCTGTCGCCTTCATTCACCAGAAACGGGGTGGCATCTGCTGG GCCTTGCTGAGGATCCTGCTCGCCCTGGCAGCTTTCTCCACAGCCACCGCTGCCATCGTCATCGGAGCCAGTAATTTCTATAGGCACCGCTTTTATTTTAGAGACTTCATCTGTGATGTCTCCTCGAAGGCCTGGTCCTGGGCCCCCCTGAGCCCTAGCACTCCAAGCCCAGAAGAAGCCACAAGGCTGCACCTGTGTCTCTCCTACCTGAGCATGCTGGAG GCCCTGTTCATAAGCTTTCAGGTCATGCTGTTGGGTATCTGGGTTCTGCTGCTCCTGGCATCTCTGGTTCCCCTGTGTCTGTTCTGCTGGAGTAGGTCCCGACATAAG AAAATAGACCAGAAGAAACTGCTGGAAGCAAATGGAATCTAG
- the TMEM176B gene encoding transmembrane protein 176B isoform X1 codes for MTQNMVTVNGVDVASTLSQPTHINIHIHQESALAQLLKAGASLKESFSHPQDAGPSKTKMSYGQLTLGMTQILLGAVSCALGVLLYLGPWMELRASGCAFWAGSVAVVAGAGVIVHEKHRGKLSGCTSGLLTLAGIAMAVAASVLCVNSLTWQTDGFVYIDSACVYPESNVTTTTTGYTETWRRSGRSQWNEDRCRIYMQMLMNLLLGIRALLLAICVLQVIVSLTSLSMALRSSRGQSSRPLDEEGSEKKLLGENSVPPSPSKEKTTAAIIL; via the exons ATGACCCAAAACATGGTGACCGTGAATGGAGTCGATGTGGCCTCTACACTGTCCCAGCCCACCCACATCAACATCCACATCCACCAGGAATCGGCTTTGGCACAACTGTTAAAAGCTGGGGCTTCCCTGAAGGAGTCCTTTTCTCACCCTCAGGACGCTGGCCCTTCCAAGACCAAAATGAGCTATGGGCAGCTGACACTGGGG ATGACCCAGATATTGTTGGGGGCTGTGAGCTGTGCTCTTGGAGTGTTGCTCTACTTGGGGCCCTGGATGGAGCTGCGTGCCTCGGGCTGTGCCTTCTGGGCAGGGTCTGTG GCTGTTGTAGCAGGAGCTGGGGTCATTGTCCATGAGAAGCATAGGGGCAAACTCTCA GGCTGCACATCAGGTCTGCTCACGCTGGCTGGTATCGCCATGGCCGTGGCTGCTTCTGTCCTCTGTGTGAATAGCTTAACCTGGCAAACCGATGGCTTCGTTTACATCGACTCTGCATGTGTTTACCCAGAATCTAACGTCACGACCACGACCACTGGGTACACAGAGACGTGGCGAAGGAGTGGCAGGTCACAGTGGAATGAGGATAGGTGTAGAATCTACATGCAAATGCTGATG AATTTGTTACTGGGAATCCGTGCTCTGCTACTGGCTATCTGTGTCCTGCAGGTCATCGTATCCTTGACTTCCCTGAGCATGGCTCTTAGAAGTTCGCGTGGCCAGAGCTCCCGGCCTCTG gatgagGAAGGGTCAGAGAAAAAGCTACTGGGGGAGAATTCAGTGCCTCCCTCCCCATCCAAGGAGAAGACAACAGCTGCCATCATCCTGTGA
- the TMEM176B gene encoding transmembrane protein 176B isoform X2, with the protein MTQNMVTVNGVDVASTLSQPTHINIHIHQESALAQLLKAGASLKESFSHPQDAGPSKTKMSYGQLTLGMTQILLGAVSCALGVLLYLGPWMELRASGCAFWAGSVAVVAGAGVIVHEKHRGKLSNLLLGIRALLLAICVLQVIVSLTSLSMALRSSRGQSSRPLDEEGSEKKLLGENSVPPSPSKEKTTAAIIL; encoded by the exons ATGACCCAAAACATGGTGACCGTGAATGGAGTCGATGTGGCCTCTACACTGTCCCAGCCCACCCACATCAACATCCACATCCACCAGGAATCGGCTTTGGCACAACTGTTAAAAGCTGGGGCTTCCCTGAAGGAGTCCTTTTCTCACCCTCAGGACGCTGGCCCTTCCAAGACCAAAATGAGCTATGGGCAGCTGACACTGGGG ATGACCCAGATATTGTTGGGGGCTGTGAGCTGTGCTCTTGGAGTGTTGCTCTACTTGGGGCCCTGGATGGAGCTGCGTGCCTCGGGCTGTGCCTTCTGGGCAGGGTCTGTG GCTGTTGTAGCAGGAGCTGGGGTCATTGTCCATGAGAAGCATAGGGGCAAACTCTCA AATTTGTTACTGGGAATCCGTGCTCTGCTACTGGCTATCTGTGTCCTGCAGGTCATCGTATCCTTGACTTCCCTGAGCATGGCTCTTAGAAGTTCGCGTGGCCAGAGCTCCCGGCCTCTG gatgagGAAGGGTCAGAGAAAAAGCTACTGGGGGAGAATTCAGTGCCTCCCTCCCCATCCAAGGAGAAGACAACAGCTGCCATCATCCTGTGA